The following are encoded together in the Salvia hispanica cultivar TCC Black 2014 chromosome 6, UniMelb_Shisp_WGS_1.0, whole genome shotgun sequence genome:
- the LOC125197115 gene encoding NASP-related protein sim3-like has product MADGAADSRVQGPADDRNPNSVNAVIESSDGGAPAESTCNNNNASKISAVPNDDEREQTLEFADELMARGSKAAKDGDYAEATDCYSRALEIRVAKFGELAPECVAAYYKYGCALLYKAQEESDPLGSMPKKEGVSREDSSKESSSKLHVNGQSSDTSPAKNVEQDVKAEDEGDSESDAEDQPDGDEDESDLDLAWKMLDVARAIVEKGSGDTIEKVDILSALAEVALEREDVETSQSDYLKALSMLERLVEPDSRLIAELNFRICLCLEIGSKPEEAIPYCQKAISVCKSRVQRLSDEAKSLPAEASTTTETGPTVLDKKSEIETLIGLCGELEKKLEDLQQLVSNPKSILSDILGGIMSAKARALEKNEPAMSSSQMGTVTTVGADSPAVSTAHTSGDAGVTHLGVVGRGVKRVVMSSTAESSPAKKPAIDTSNNAGTNEKNE; this is encoded by the exons atggcaGATGGCGCGGCGGATTCCAGAGTGCAAGGACCCGCTGACGATCGAAACCCCAACTCTGTCAATGCGGTGATTGAATCCAGCGATGGTGGTGCCCCCGCAGAATCCACCTGCAACAACAACAATGCTTCTAAAATATCCGCCGTCCCTAACGACGATGAACGAGAACAGACCTTGGAATTTGCCGACGAGTTGATGGCTCGTGGCTCTAAAGCCGCCAAGGATGGCGATTACGCCGAAGCCACTGATTGCTACAGCCGTGCCCTAGAAATCAG GGTTGCGAAATTTGGCGAACTTGCTCCAGAGTGTGTTGCTGCTTACTATAAATATGGATGTGCTCTGCTGTACAAAGCACAAGAGGAGTCTGATCCCCTGGGCTCTATGCCAAAAAAGGAGGGTGTCTCTCGTGAAGATTCCAGTAAAGAAAGTTCATCAAAACTTCACGTCAATGGCCAATCTTCAGATACCTCACCTGCAAAAAATGTGGAGCAAG ATGTGAAAGCTGAAGATGAAGGAGACAGTGAGAGTGATGCTGAAGACCAACCTGATGGTGATGAGGATGAGTCTGACCTTGATTTGGCTTGGAAGATGCTTGATGTTGCTCGTGCCATCGTTGAGAAGGGCTCAGGTGACACAATAGAAAAGGTGGACATATTGTCAGCTTTGGCAGAAGTAGCTCTAGAAAGAG AGGATGTTGAGACTTCACAGAGTGACTACTTGAAGGCACTCTCTATGTTGGAGCGCTTGGTTGAACCTGATAGTCGGCTTATTGCTGAGCT GAACTTTAGGATATGCTTGTGTCTTGAAATTGGTTCGAAACCAGAAGAAGCTATTCCATATTGCCAAAAAGCTATTTCAGTTTGCAAGTCAAGAGTTCAGCGACTTTCAGATGAAGCAAAGAGCTTACCAGCAGAAGCATCAACCACTACTGAGACAGGACCAACTGTTCTTGATAAAAAGTCAGAGATTGAAACACTGATTGGTCTCTGTGGGGAACTAGAAAAGAAG CTTGAAGACCTTCAACAGCTTGTCTCAAACCCAAAATCTATCCTCTCAGATATCCTGGGTGGGATTATGTCTGCAAAAGCTAGGGCTCTTGAGAAGAATGAACCAGCAATGAGCTCATCGCAGATGGGTACTGTCACCACTGTTGGAGCAGACTCTCCAGCTGTTTCTACAGCTCACACAAGTGGCGATGCTGGAGTGACACATCTAGGCGTGGTGGGAAGAGGAGTCAAGCGAGT